CAACAGCTCTCCCTCATCCAACACCCACAAAAGGAGTGATCATTAAAGATCTCATCAAATCTACCGGCTCAGGACTGGTCTCTACTTTCTCCTCCTCAGCCTCAGGAAAAGGAAAAGAGAAGGCACATGAAGTTCAAGTCTCGGAACCAATATCAGCAATCCAGACACAAATAGACCTGCTGATGGATGAAGTTAATAAATTTGCtgaagaaaataattttttttatgaatgagtGAAACTTAGAACAGTCAGGTTCGCTAAAAAGTTGAAAAAAGAGGATGTACTGAACATATACATAGCACTAAAGAAGATTGTGCTGCAACAAATCAAAACTATGATTATTACTGAAGCCCTTCAATGTCCAGATTATCTTCTGGATCTTCTCAAGATTCAAAAGCTGACAACAATTTGTGTTGAAGACATATCAAACTATGATCTTTTATGCCCAACCGCATTTGATGATATAGTAATAATAAATGAACTGGATATGGACCTGGTTTCCTTGTACATGAAGGTCAAATTCTAGGAAAATGAGCACACACTTTTTGAGCCAGTAGATTCCAAGGAAGATAAAGTGGCTAGATCTTTATCTTAGTACGTCTTTGAGCAGCTGACTACAACTGATTCCATGGAAGCCTAGCTGCTTTCTCGGCCAGATATTGTCACTTATTTTCCTTTGAGGCAGATTACTCTTCGAAATATTGAAAAAGTTGTACAATCCATTGCACAACAACAACAATCCTTTCCAAGTTACAAAATCACACCATCTACGTTTCAATTTTTGAAAACCGACCAATCTCCTCTGAAGTAGCATTTTACAAGCCAAACTGAACAGTCAACGCACGTCGATAAGTTATTATTTGATcattttgaggatcaaatttTTTATTAGAATTTCCTTGTGAAATTTGTGTAATTGAGAGTAAGAAGTCTTACTGCTCAAATCAATTTAGATTGAAGTTtattaagagtttcagttatgtAGTGTTAAGTCCTAATGAAGTGGATGTCTTCAAATTTCTTGAAatagggtgacgtaggagtattgaAGTTTCTGAacataaaaaaacaattttatgTCTATTTATCTTTCAGCTTACCTATCATAAGTACTATTCAATAGAACCCAACTAATTTTTTTGATAAGCCATTTGTTAAAACAATATCAGTCAGTCTATTTTCGTACAATACATTCTAATTGACTTACTGAAAACATAACcgacaaaaataaaattttagggTTGCTAACACCACCAAAATATTTGTTGAGATAAATTTATTCACCAATCCTCTAAATTTATTTCCAATCGTAACATAAAATGACGGAAAAAAGATGTAATATTCATATTTAATATCAAAAGCATCGAACAATATGTTTCATGTTtacaaattcaaataaaataaaatagatatATCAAATTATTCTAAATATCCATTGTAGTGTAACTTTATACTCAACATTTTAACtacttaattatatattttttagtaaagttataatttttattaccTAGTAATTAAGATTTTGTATTTAAGATGAGTTGATAGTGTTCTTTTGGGCGCGGCCaactaataaaattttaacggTCCCTGGCCGAATGAAaactaataaaattttaacggTCCCTGGCCGAATGAAATGGATTAAGAAGACTAATTGGGCTTTGGAAATCAGGAAGTCCGGACCAATAAACACATAAGGCCAATCTAATAGGGTTCTTAATAGAAACTAGCCATCgaggcacacgcgttgcgtgtgtcatGAAATATATAGAACTAATATATTATACATTCATGGGTCATAATCACACCAaaacattttttatttgattcatGGAAGACAGTGAATTCCAAAGTTTAAATAAATCTGGCAAACTCAATTTGTTTCTTTACATGATATAGGTTTTGataaaaagaaataattttCTTTTGAAGCCGTAATATCATCTCAACTaataaattgataaaaaaaaattaaacatgtatTTATATTTAGACATTTTATGCATAAGTTAAACGCCCTCTGTTCTAGcgtaataaaaaaacaaatctttttaaaaaaattcaatggaAGCATAAAAGTATTTGAAATTGAATTCAAGACAATAAAATGAATATGAACTCACAATGGTGGGATACTTACTGATAGGAAAAGCGAGCAGTGCTATTGTTTGAACTAAATGATAGACGAATGCCGTGTGCTACACTTTccaaacaatataaacaatgtaaatacTAAAGAGAAAGCAAAAGAAGGTTTACATGTATTGCTTATGCAAATATATATCCATTTGTAAGAAGGAAACTTCGACTTGGAAAAATGTACGCCGTACATACAGTACAACCATTATCATTGCTTATCTAAATATATACCTCAGTTATAGCAGTATAGCACcaaaaaagaagaaataaagATTACTAACCCTATTTTAGAagcttaaataaaaaaaatactaagtGACAACATTATATTCTAGATCCAAATCAAATTTGACAAAATCAGTGTAAAATTACATGAGGTATTTAGTTGTCTAACATTTTGTAAATGCAAAAGCACACAAAACTCATACCTCAATACAAACCACCAAAAACAAATGAAATTATTATATCAGCATAGTACAATTTTTTTGTGTGTTGAAAGTTACATTCATGTATTGAGAAGGCATCAAGGAACATTAAATTACAACTCCCAACCAAAATTGTGGCAAAGTCACTAAAGGATTAAGAATTCTAATGTGTGAATGTAGAAGGCCATATCCCATTCTCGAagtgaaaaaaacaaaaaaaaactttataTTATTTGACGAAATTGAATGATACCCAAAagataaatcaataaatcaaacactGGTGTCACAATATGGAATGAAGCATAGGAAATAACCCAAGCATAATGTCAGCAGTAACCCACTTGAGAACCATTTGTGTCAATTAGCAACTCCTTTGGGGCATAAGCATCAATATCTTCCACTTTCACCTGTCACACCTTAACTTACAGTAAAGCACTGTTTCTGTATTCGTGAAGCATGATCAAAGTGCTATGTTTAGATATCAAATTCAATAAAGCTTTTGCAGTTTTAGGAGAGTACCACCTTCCGGGAAGAAAAGTATGACCTGGACAAACTTACATGTGTGGCTCTGCAAAATTGTTAAAAGATTCCAACAATTATAcacagacaaaaaaaaaaagaatcaatAACTCAAATAATCAATATTGGTGATTGAGTTATCCAAGGAAAGGATTTGTAGTATTGTATTTGATAAAAGGGCTAGTCAAACTTATCGTAACCATTTCTATTTCTGATCATAAACTCCTTACACCAAACATTATCCAAATCATTTTTTCGACATAAATGAAATCTCTATCATACATTTAAATTACCTGTTAATCCCTTGAGCACATTGAAACAAAGACAGTGTCCTCCACCAGAACAGGTCCATTTACCCtccatttttttttgaaaaaaaaattacattatcAAACGCATTACACACACAGAGACACATATAAGTATGTTTTCCTCACAAACGTTTTCACAAACAGGTCGCATGCACATCGATATGAAATGGTCACCTCTTTAACGGCTATTCGAGCCTTCTCTTTTGAAATCTTTTCAGGTTCACCTTGCAGTTCTGGCActgtccaaaaaaaaaaaaatagaagcagCAGAAAATCAACACAAAACACACATTCGAGTAAAGATGTTGCTGTGGATTAATTAACAAACATTCGAGTCTGAGGGAACGAAACGGAATAGAGTTGCCGACGATTTCACGGACTTCTTCTAGTTTTTGAAGTTTCCCGTCACAAAAAGTAACCGGCTGTGACAGCACAACGGCCCTCCCAGCACCCGCCGCCGAGAATCAAAACATTGTCGTAGAAATGAAGGCAAACCAAATAAGATTACTATTCCAAATTTACCGTAAACTGATCGAACTTCAGATGTATTCAACGGGCTGGTGTATTTGTTGTTCTCTACACGACCATTGGTTTTGTCCTTCCAGAAATGTTAGTAGAATTCTTGTGCTTGAGAAACATATTTAACCTAGATTTGAAAAATGAAGAAAGGATAGTGGAGTTTTAGGCGCCTCTTCGTTTGGATTTGGAAGAGAAGAAGATATTCTGATTAGGTTGGAAATCTGAAAAACTGTCATCTTCGTTTGGGATTTGGGAGAGAAGATTAGGTTGGAAATCTGAAAAACGTGGAGAGGTGGAGTGAGGGTATTTTAGGGAGTTTGAAAAACAGACCATGACAGTTACTCTAATATGCTCAGCTTTAATAAGTAGTAAGAGATGAGCaacttttgtttttaattttttttttctaggtGAAAGGAAGTTTTATATGAACCAAATATGAAACGTATTATATTAGGATGGATCTATTTATTTGGTAGTTTTGatctattaatttatttattaaaaataaaaaaaatataaaccaaGAATTTTTTTCGATAAATAAGTTGGGCctaaatatccaatacaatgaATTCTTTTGGTCCaattattttcgaaaaaaatgTAGCTTGGAATGGGAAGAGGTAAGCGTTAGCTAggaaaacaaaattaattttacCAATTTCCGAGTTCTAGCTCATTCTGTTTTTTTTAATGCTCGCTTAGGCTAAGGCAACACTATTGACGGTTCTTCTCGAAAAAGAAGTATCCCTTGTCTAAGTTTATTTACTCAGATTAGTGCTTATTGAGTCAAGATTTTATcgtctttgttttttttattaaaatttgtaaaacccaaaaattagcGAAGCCGATACGGTAAATTATATCAAGGGGTTGATTTGCTAGTATAGTCACCATTATCATgttttcataaatcataaaaaggaaCACCAAATCTAAAGAAGATGAGTAGATATTAAAAACAAAACGTCCAATTCATTACATATAAGAGTCTTTACATGTCTGATTGATGAATCTAATTAAAAGGAATGATGATGTTCCCGATGTTGTTGTGCCACGGATCGGCCAAGTGATACGCCAAGTTCTCCAGTGGTCCTGTCCCGGGGTAGGCCGATTGCTGCACGCAGAACCCCACGAATGCCAACATAGCGAGACGccctaaattattttattttggaagaaaattatataaaaaaaatgttcagTCGTTATGTAtggataaaatatgattttaaaataagaCAGGAGGATGGTCGGTACCATTCTTGATCTCCTTTATCTTGTACTCGTGGAAGGTTTTCGGGTCTTTCGAGAAGCCCAACGGGTCGAAAGCCCCGCCCGGATACTTCTTCTTCTCAGTGTCCTTCTCAATGCTCCTCTGGTGCTCCACAAAGGCAATGGCCAAGAATTCTATCACCAAAATTGTGGGCAGGGTGCCCCATGGAACCGGGTTGCCCAGATACGTGGCTTGCCCACCCGGAACCGCCGCCCATTTTTGGGCCTCGACCCAATTACCCAGTCCCAATGCTTCAGGAACGAGGATTCCGGGCTGGATTATCACCCATAGATATGTGAGACGACTTTTTAAATTTACAgtctttctttcttctttttttcaaattaaactTCAAATATCTAAATGTTTAAAGAGCAAAAATATTATATGTGAAAATCTTGACAAATAAAGACTTTTGTTCTGGAAAAATATAATGTTGTTGGAAAAAGAACATACAACAGCAAGCATAGCCCATCTGCAGTGGTACACTTCAGATTCCTTGAATCTCTCAAGATTCTCCGGGACCGCCCCTAGGCCAAGTGGGTCGAATCCAAAGTCTCTGATATTCAAACATCGGAAAAAAAGTTAACTAGACCATTTCAACACTTGATCAAACATAAATTTGTATTAAAATCGGATAAAGCCTCGTACGCGGGAGCGGATCCGTCGAGGTATGGAGGACGGGGCTCGCCCGGCATCCATTCGGCGCCGGACATGGAGAATCTAGAAGTTGTCAAGTTGACGCCGAAGCTGACCGACGATGCGAATTTCGACTTGGAAGCCGAGAGGAGGGAGGGGCGTGCCGCCACGGCGATGCCGCAGCTCATGGAGGCGCTGGCTGCCATGGGCTTTTGGTGTGATGCTGTGTTCGGTTTTGGGTGGGAGAATGCTTTGGTACGATCACAATGAAGGATGATGCAGTATATGGAAAACGGGGGATATGGGCAAAATCCAAATGTGGGATGTCATTGGATGAAGATATTGGAATCTGTGATGTGATTGGGCCACGTGTGctttgggcaatccagtaagATGATGATGTGGAGAATCCAAGTTGGATATCGTCATGGGTTTTTGTGGTGGAGATTCTGTACTTGGATTGAGGTTGTGGTTTGTTGTCTACGTGGGAAATGCATGGCCATAtacttatatatgtatatatatatatatttatatatatatatatatatatatatatatatatatatatatatatatattctcatGTAAAAATAATTGATTTGTAGGTCATAAATGGATATTAAAGCAAAAGTACAAAATGAACCATTGAATCGATCTGTACAACATTAGGTTAGTAATTAACGGAACATTAAAATACTTATCTTAGCCGTAGAAATCGATGAGGTTCGATTCTGTCCATACCTAATACAAATATGCTCTAGTCATTAAtgaataatatttatgaaagtTGCTCGAAATTTATGCTTCAAGAACTAGAGAACATGTGAATGCTAGTTCAAAAAATGACCTTGCCAAGGGTACGTTGCGAAATGAACTCTAAAAAAAATGTTTCGTGTTAGTTTCTATTGTCACATAAAAGTCTCAATTCTAACAAAAGAGAGTGAAGGTTTTAATAAATGAAATAATGAATCATCCATATAACCGACTCCGCAACAAGCTAATAAAAAAGCGTACTAACATCAGGTGCCACAATCCAGTACTACTTTATGAAAGAATAGACAAAATTATTTGCATTCATCAGTCATGCAGCACAAAATCACTTCTTATCATGTCCTATAAAAACTAGTAAATGATAGGCATCATGATGCATATACTCCTGCTTCGTcgactacaagaaaaatgatctAGAGTGACGGGAAATGTCGTCATTAAATGTCCAAAACCCGTCATAAATTAATTTTAGTGACGGGAAAATTCCCGTCATATACGTTCATTACTCTCCTCCTAGGTAAAAGTAATTAATGACGCTAATGAGATCCGGTCATTATTGGTATACCATATTTAGCGATGGGATTATACCGTCATTAAAATGAATATTAATGACGAATATTTCGTCATTATACTACCATTTGCCCCTcagtaaataatatttaaatgacaACACATTTCTTCATTATATCATTATTTACCTCTTACTATAAGTTATTTTAATGATGAAATTTACTATAATTTTAGTTATTAGCCCCTCACTAAAAATCGATTTAACTATGAAATTACCTCTCATTAAATCATTAATTACcctcattaaaaaatatttttaattgtgatgaaatttataataattatttgatatgaatttgttattatattaaagatagcattattaataaaatatgaaatatggaaCAAGTAAGTTTtttgaacaaaatattttatataaacaacTGCATCCATATCTATTCCTATATTCAAAAGTTACAGAATTTCGATTTGTTAAAAAACATGAATTTTGATGGATACTTGAAGTATTTCCTAATATCTACTCCTTGGAGTACAAAAATATTTGAGGACCATAAATGGTGATCACTTAGTAGTTgcttcaaaatatcatagacAAATTTCCTAATCAATGTTTGAATTCTTCTAATCTTCTTTGAAGCATGACATCAGATTAAGGCAGTATGTCATCTGTAAAACATAAATagaaaaaatcaattaaaataaagatgtcATTCAACCATAAAGTAAGAGTGAAAACTTTGTTGATGTCGAAGTTTGTAAACAAAACATCTTGaaaaaaatgatatattatGTCAAACACATGTGAAGTAAAttgtaaataattaaaaaataaagtctGTATACATGTCAACACAATGTGCCAAAGTTATAAGAGTAGCAGTTTTTAGTCAAAATATCTGGAGATGAAGAATCAACTAAGACCATCCTTCAGCTTGAATCGAAGAGAAAAGAAATAAAACCATAAAATAGTTATACATGTGATGACATTGTCAACAAAATGGACACACAAGGTAAAGTTAACTTTCTTGGAAAAAGATTGGGCTTGAAATGTACAGCCGCGAGTCACAAATGTCTTGAGCGCAAATAAGAAGGATAATGACTAAACATTTGTGTCTATGATTACTTGAAATACATTCAATACAAATTTTACGCTGCAATAAATCCTAAGGGTCCATGTGtggtttaaaaatatatcaCTGATGCTTTACGGCTTATGTTATTCTTGTCTTTTTTCGTACCAGTACGAAATGTGGAGTTCTATGGTTTGTATTCATAATAAAATAGGGAATGCAGACTATAGGAGTATCCAACATGTCAGACTTCATGTGTTACATCATACATGGATCAGAGCTAAATAACACTTCCTTATTTCTTAATTCCATTATTGATCTCGTAACAGTCCCATTTTATGGTTAAATTTTCTTTGCAGGACATCAAAAAAATTATGACCAGATAAAAATATCAGGTTGATTAAGTCATATAAACTATGTTGCAGAAGCAAGAGGTTTCAGCATACTATTCATGCATGCTTCTTATCAATTTCCCGAACCTAGTTACTGTTCTAGCCAAAGGGTAAAAGAGGAACTCAAATTGACTAATTTATTCAAATCGTAACAGAAGGTAAAGGTGACCATCATACACATAAGCACATACGAGATtccatatatatatttcataaaaacaGACTGAATTTTTCTCATATTTGAGTATAACCTTGCAATGTCTATTATTCCAAGCAGATAATCATTCTAACATGCAATGTGTAAAAATTCAAGGTAGCACAACACACCTTCACCAGACATTGTAGGTACATCTGAAGTTGCTTGGTTTTCATTCTCGATTTCGGCTAATCTACTTTCAATTCTATCCATGCGTCTCTTAAGGTTattattttcttcttctttctcATGGAGCTTAGTCTCAAGATCTTTTATATAAGCAGCTTGTGAAcaattaaaatgttttcttttcattccACCTCCAAAACCAAGGACATGACTATGACACTGTGGTCCAAAACACTTTTTTCTAATTAGAATTCTTGGTGAGAAAGATAATTTAGAAACTTAACCTAATCAAGAGGCTAATTTGACAAATTAATTTATCTTAAGATTCATTATACTACTCCCCCTATAGGCCTTCTAAGAAAATCCCTCTAAATTAAACAAACCAGGAAAAATCGAAGAAAAGCTAGAATAATTTGAAGACGAACATCTAAGTTCGAAGAGAAACCAGCACGAAAATGTGAACAAGTGTTGAAATTGATTGTGGCGATGTGATAACAGTGGCTGCTCATCAAAAATCCCAAGTATAACTACTAACAAACTTGTTGAAATTGGacaaaaaaacaacaaaaatagaataaatGACCATAAATCAAGAATAAGTTGATACAAAATAAAACAATCCGGCACGAATCATAGAAATAATTGGAAAAATCGAAATTAGGGGAAGTAAAAATCAATGGGGAAAATGAGCAAATATGTGAGATAGGGAGTGAAAAGTAAGTTTTTGGTGTATAAAAAGTGCGGAATAAATTTTCATGATACAAAGACTGaacttaaaaaatattttgtgatGCTAAAAAATCAATGTGGTGGTTAAAGTTGGTAGTATTATCACCCAAGGAATATACTCTGTTGCCACCCCATTTCATCCATTTGGTGGGGCGGTGGACATAATGGTTAATGATTAATGGAACATGCGTTAGAATCTCAGGATGGTTAATAGAACATGTGTTAGAATCTCAGCATTCAAATTCAGAGGTCATTTTGGTGAGTGTTGATGGACATATATTGACAGCGCCTATATCATTATCGGAGAGGAATGCCGAAAATGTGCAACTAAGCACGCCTCAATTTCACCTTGGCCCAGGTGCGGGACTGAAGATTACAACAGAGGTGAAGCTTCTTGGCCTTctgatttattaaatgaaattgATGCCTCTCATAAAGTTACCACCATAAATATACACGAAGCAGATAAATGCTTGGCCACCATAATTCTGGATTCACGGTATTTTGAACTCATAGTGTAATTTGACAGAAATGCTTGGCCACCATAATCCTGGATTCACGGTATTCACGAAGCAGATAATTTGACACTCTAATTTGTTAATCTAATTTGAAATCTTTATCTAAAATTAGCCTAACGTATAATCATAGTGATATTATTTGACCATTAAAACAAGAGAAACGAAAAATAAGGTAAATTTCAGATTCAGAATGAGCGCAAACCTCTGTCGAAGAAACGCGATGGCGGAGTGCAAATCGACTTATCACTGAGAGAGGCAACCTTACACGTCTTCCACAAACGCCGCCGTTGGGATTCCCCTTCTCTCAATCGCACCGAGTATGAGAGAGCACCGAGAATGAGAGATAAGTGATCATGAGAGGCGAGAAAAAAGGTCGACGTCTGAGGGGAGGGGAAGGTTTTACACAGATTACAGATTATAAATTGAAGGTGAGAAATATTTTGGGGTaaaagatattttatttttttaataataataaaaaaattacataacgCCTAAAATCTGTAGGAGTAATTGGAAGGAAATAAATTTATACATGGCGTCTAAAATCTGTAGGCAATTAAGAGAGGGATTTTTTATGTATACAAATAATGACGGGATTAGTTATCTATAGCTACGAAATTGAAAATTCGTCAATAATAATTTAACTCTTTAATAATGGTTTTTTTTCAcccttataaattttttaaaaattatgtttttaGTGACCCATTTTTCATACCCTCATTAAATTTGTCATTATAAATCAATTTTCTTGTAGATCCTTCAAGGGAAAAAGTTTCAGCAACTTCCGGGCTCTAGTATTTCATTCGTTACACTTTTCGTGTTGATTCCTTCGATCAATAATTACTGCTTGACGAACAGTAATTATTGCATCATTCCTCTAGGCTCTTGCACATTCAAGAGtgctaataataataaatcgaATGGATAACGAACCGGTCCAATAGTATCCTCCATCATTTTGAACTTTAATTGCATTCCATTGGTCAAAGTGGCAACCTTGAAGGAATATGTTCTGCAAGTCTTGGCTAGAATTTTAAAAGCGATATTAAGCTAGCTAGCTTCATATAAGGATCAaagcccaaaaaaaaaaatggtttttcCTTCTAACCCGACTGGAAATAAAGTCGTAGTTCCAAGCGACAGACAATTTCAGAAATAACGTAACATGGGTCATGCTATCGTATACTGAATACAGGCTCtgcatctgcataactcttatcatgttaatgtgttttaatgattgtttgGTGTCATAGC
This is a stretch of genomic DNA from Primulina eburnea isolate SZY01 chromosome 11, ASM2296580v1, whole genome shotgun sequence. It encodes these proteins:
- the LOC140805035 gene encoding chlorophyll a-b binding protein 6, chloroplastic-like, producing the protein MAASASMSCGIAVAARPSLLSASKSKFASSVSFGVNLTTSRFSMSGAEWMPGEPRPPYLDGSAPADFGFDPLGLGAVPENLERFKESEVYHCRWAMLAVPGILVPEALGLGNWVEAQKWAAVPGGQATYLGNPVPWGTLPTILVIEFLAIAFVEHQRSIEKDTEKKKYPGGAFDPLGFSKDPKTFHEYKIKEIKNGRLAMLAFVGFCVQQSAYPGTGPLENLAYHLADPWHNNIGNIIIPFN